A genomic window from Punica granatum isolate Tunisia-2019 chromosome 2, ASM765513v2, whole genome shotgun sequence includes:
- the LOC116197062 gene encoding acyl-CoA-binding domain-containing protein 1-like isoform X2 encodes MADWQQLLQSILLGLIFSYLLAKLISILTSFKEDNLSIARASSSPDSEPPKLRPEQPAAAAEEAHDSGADADSLAAEHGSVRNESVVGTEDGGDSDSDWEGVESTELDEVFSAATAFVAAAAADRLSQKVSNDVQLQLYALYKIATEGPCSTPQPSALKLTARAKWQAWNKLGAMPPEDAMQKYIDIVTELYPTWAAGSSLRSKGGDRDASSAEAKGPMGPVFSTFVYEETGNELKMDAIHAFAREGEVDNLVKCIDSGVGINVKV; translated from the exons ATGGCTGACTGGCAGCAGCTCCTCCAGTCGATCCTCCTCGGTCTCATATTCTCCTACCTTCTCGCCAAGCTCATCTCCATCCTCACCTCCTTCAAGGAAGACAACCTCTCCATTGCCCGTGCTTCCTCCTCCCCCGATTCGGAGCCGCCCAAACTCCGCCCCGAGCAGCCGGCTGCGGCGGCGGAGGAGGCTCACGACTCCGGCGCCGACGCGGATTCACTCGCTGCGGAGCATGGCAGCGTGAGGAACGAAAGCGTTGTTGGCACTGAGGATGGCGGAGACAGCGACAGTGACTGGGAGGGAGTTGAGAGCACCGAGCTGGACGAGGTCTTCAGTGCGGCCACAGCCTTCGTGGCCGCTGCTGCGGCGGATCGCCTCTCCCAGAAGGTCTCCAACGATGTGCAGCTGCAGCTCTACGCACTCTACAAGATCGCCACTGAGGGCCCGTGTAGTACTCCTCAGCCTTCCGCTTTGAAATTGACTGCAAGAGCTAAGtg GCAAGCATGGAACAAACTGGGTGCTATGCCTCCTGAAGATGCGATGCAGAAGTATATCGACATTGTCACAGAGCTGTATCCGACTTGGGCTGCTGGATCGAGTCTG AGGAGTAAAGGTGGGGATCGTGATGCCTCAAGCGCAGAAGCCAAAGGACCCATGGGCCCAGTTTTCAGCACATTCGTCTACGAGGAAACTGGAAATGAGCT GAAAATGGATGCTATACATGCTTTTGCAAGAGAAGGTGAAGTTGATAATCTGGTTAAATGCATTGACAGTGGTGTTGGTATCAATGTCAAAG TTTGA
- the LOC116197062 gene encoding acyl-CoA-binding domain-containing protein 1-like isoform X1, translating into MADWQQLLQSILLGLIFSYLLAKLISILTSFKEDNLSIARASSSPDSEPPKLRPEQPAAAAEEAHDSGADADSLAAEHGSVRNESVVGTEDGGDSDSDWEGVESTELDEVFSAATAFVAAAAADRLSQKVSNDVQLQLYALYKIATEGPCSTPQPSALKLTARAKWQAWNKLGAMPPEDAMQKYIDIVTELYPTWAAGSSLRSKGGDRDASSAEAKGPMGPVFSTFVYEETGNELKMDAIHAFAREGEVDNLVKCIDSGVGINVKDSEGRTPLHWAVDRGHLNVIESLISNGADVNAKDNEGQTPLHYAAVCDREGIADFLVKHNAGTEIKDNDGLSPLDLCEVNWPCMKPAEEEQAD; encoded by the exons ATGGCTGACTGGCAGCAGCTCCTCCAGTCGATCCTCCTCGGTCTCATATTCTCCTACCTTCTCGCCAAGCTCATCTCCATCCTCACCTCCTTCAAGGAAGACAACCTCTCCATTGCCCGTGCTTCCTCCTCCCCCGATTCGGAGCCGCCCAAACTCCGCCCCGAGCAGCCGGCTGCGGCGGCGGAGGAGGCTCACGACTCCGGCGCCGACGCGGATTCACTCGCTGCGGAGCATGGCAGCGTGAGGAACGAAAGCGTTGTTGGCACTGAGGATGGCGGAGACAGCGACAGTGACTGGGAGGGAGTTGAGAGCACCGAGCTGGACGAGGTCTTCAGTGCGGCCACAGCCTTCGTGGCCGCTGCTGCGGCGGATCGCCTCTCCCAGAAGGTCTCCAACGATGTGCAGCTGCAGCTCTACGCACTCTACAAGATCGCCACTGAGGGCCCGTGTAGTACTCCTCAGCCTTCCGCTTTGAAATTGACTGCAAGAGCTAAGtg GCAAGCATGGAACAAACTGGGTGCTATGCCTCCTGAAGATGCGATGCAGAAGTATATCGACATTGTCACAGAGCTGTATCCGACTTGGGCTGCTGGATCGAGTCTG AGGAGTAAAGGTGGGGATCGTGATGCCTCAAGCGCAGAAGCCAAAGGACCCATGGGCCCAGTTTTCAGCACATTCGTCTACGAGGAAACTGGAAATGAGCT GAAAATGGATGCTATACATGCTTTTGCAAGAGAAGGTGAAGTTGATAATCTGGTTAAATGCATTGACAGTGGTGTTGGTATCAATGTCAAAG ATAGCGAGGGTCGGACCCCATTGCACTGGGCTGTTGATCGCGGTCACCTAAATGTCATTGAGTCGCTTATAAGCAATGGTGCTGATGTGAATGCAAAG GATAACGAGGGCCAAACACCGCTGCACTATGCTGCCGTTTGTGACCGAGAAGGGATAGCAGATTTCCTTGTGAAGCATAATGCAGGCACGGAAATTAAGGACAATGACGGGCTCTCTCCCTTGGATCTCTGTGAGGTGAACTGGCCCTGTATGAAGCCTGCTGAAGAAGAGCAGGCTGACTAA
- the LOC116197518 gene encoding reticulocalbin-2, protein MAKAVVYALLAAAFIIFLVTSPASQKGHGRDRWLAANRRLGSKYPAPKFDPLVTEIERKNEEKSPSHYDDDHSLIGNLDDPSSMYFDDNGKLNMTLRLTVLFPFIDNEPNDGLISSKELEMWYVKQAKDLLFYRTRKEMDYYDKDGDGEISFREYLPQFSEEDIEKNRMGHGDPGWWKEQINNADLDRNGTLSFYEFMDFLHPEDSNNIEIHRWLLREKLKRMDSDRDGKLNLEEFMDHVYAFYKTYAEFENGSAGDVPQPEEKFADLDVNKDKGLDVEELIPMLPYLHPGELSHAKYYSSYLIHEADDDKDGKLSLGEMLNHEMLFYTSLLDVDEDDDDFHDEL, encoded by the exons ATGGCGAAGGCGGTGGTCTACGCTCTTCTCGCCGCCGCTTTCATCATCTTTCTTGTCACCTCCCCAGCTTCCCAGAAAGGCCATGGCCGTGATCGCTGGCTTGCTGCAAACCGCCGGCTCGGTTCCAAGTATCCGGCCCCGAAGTTCGACCCGCTCGTGACTGAGATTGAGCGGAAGAACGAGGAGAAAAGCCCAAGCCACTACGATGATGATCACAGTCTTATCGGGAACCTCGACGATCCGTCAAGCATGTACTTTGACGATAATGGGAAGTTGAACATGACCTTGAGGCTCACGGTGTTGTTCCCTTTCATCGACAATGAGCCGAATGATGGGCTTATCAGTTCTAAGGAGTTGGAAATGTGGTACGTGAAGCAGGCAAAGGATCTGTTATTTTATCGGACGCGGAAGGAGATGGATTATTACGATAAGGATGGAGACGGGGAGATTTCGTTTAGGGAGTATCTTCCTCAGTTTTCGGAAGAAGACATTG AGAAAAACAGAATGGGCCACGGAGATCCCGGGTGGTGGAAAGAGCAAATTAACAATGCCGATCTTGATCGTAATGGGACCCTCTCCTTCTACGAGTTTATGGA CTTCTTGCACCCAGAAGACAGCAACAACATAGAGATCCACAGATGGctcctgagagaaaaattgAA GCGCATGGACTCGGATCGTGATGGGAAACTCAACTTGGAGGAGTTCATGGACCACGTCTATGCTTTCTACAAGACTTACGCTGAGTTCGAGAACGGTAGTGCTGGGGACGTACCCCAACCGGAAGAGAAGTTCGCTGATCTTGATGTGAACAAAGACAA GGGGTTGGACGTAGAGGAATTGATTCCGATGCTTCCTTATCTGCATCCGGGAGAACTTTCTCATGCTAAATATTACAGCAGCTATCTCATTCATGAG GCTGATGACGATAAAGATGGTAAATTGAGCCTCGGGGAGATGTTGAACCACGAAATGCTCTTCTACACCTCCCTCTTGGATGTCGATGAAGACGACGACGATTTCCACGACGAACTCTAA
- the LOC116197969 gene encoding protein PLASTID TRANSCRIPTIONALLY ACTIVE 7 isoform X1, protein MASLTLRFPLSSSPSPVRREISPENWGRGSVKFSLRSQVLDFEFFCSFSPCLLLFLSRCAVLNLFVQANSQSQGGRGRRIWRRRKLTKKDDMLKNQIERVPFLEEQERKIKESGKLLTMDIERLLLSEDNRFDFINEVAAEAKEYVENNRDEYGSTKKAILHVLSNRVNDSGFYRPEAYAESDPFKPGPGYLKEEFT, encoded by the exons ATGGCTTCCTTGACGCTGCGCTTCCCTCTGTCGTCGTCTCCTTCACCTGTA CGGAGAGAGATAAGCCCGGAGAATTGGGGACGGGGATCAGTGAAGTTCTCACTGAGATCGCAGGTTCTGGACTTTGAATTCTTTTGCTCTTTCTCGCCGTGTCTCCTTCTGTTTCTTAGTCGATGTGCCGTGCTTAATTTGTTTGTGCAGGCAAATTCCCAATCTCAGGGCGGGCGCGGCCGGAGGATTTGGAGGCGGCGGAAACTG ACTAAGAAAGATGACATGCTGAAGAATCAGATAGAGCGAGTGCCTTTTCTCGAGGAGCAGGAGAGGAAGATAAAGGAAAGCGGGAAGCTGTTAACAATGGACATCGAAAGGCTCTTGCTCTCAGAAGACAACCGCTTCGATTTTATCAACGAAGTTGCAGCTGAGGCCAAGGAATATGTCGAGAACAACCGGGATGAATATGGCAGCACGAAGAAAGCAATCCTTCACGTGCTTAGTAACCGTGTGAATGACTCTGGATTCTATCGACCTGAGGCCTACGCAGAGTCTGACCCCTTCAAGCCTGGGCCCGGTTACTTGAAGGAAGAATTCACCTGA
- the LOC116197969 gene encoding protein PLASTID TRANSCRIPTIONALLY ACTIVE 7 isoform X2, with the protein MASLTLRFPLSSSPSPVRREISPENWGRGSVKFSLRSQANSQSQGGRGRRIWRRRKLTKKDDMLKNQIERVPFLEEQERKIKESGKLLTMDIERLLLSEDNRFDFINEVAAEAKEYVENNRDEYGSTKKAILHVLSNRVNDSGFYRPEAYAESDPFKPGPGYLKEEFT; encoded by the exons ATGGCTTCCTTGACGCTGCGCTTCCCTCTGTCGTCGTCTCCTTCACCTGTA CGGAGAGAGATAAGCCCGGAGAATTGGGGACGGGGATCAGTGAAGTTCTCACTGAGATCGCAG GCAAATTCCCAATCTCAGGGCGGGCGCGGCCGGAGGATTTGGAGGCGGCGGAAACTG ACTAAGAAAGATGACATGCTGAAGAATCAGATAGAGCGAGTGCCTTTTCTCGAGGAGCAGGAGAGGAAGATAAAGGAAAGCGGGAAGCTGTTAACAATGGACATCGAAAGGCTCTTGCTCTCAGAAGACAACCGCTTCGATTTTATCAACGAAGTTGCAGCTGAGGCCAAGGAATATGTCGAGAACAACCGGGATGAATATGGCAGCACGAAGAAAGCAATCCTTCACGTGCTTAGTAACCGTGTGAATGACTCTGGATTCTATCGACCTGAGGCCTACGCAGAGTCTGACCCCTTCAAGCCTGGGCCCGGTTACTTGAAGGAAGAATTCACCTGA